Proteins encoded within one genomic window of Gammaproteobacteria bacterium:
- the rplU gene encoding 50S ribosomal protein L21: MYAVIKTGGKQYKVSEGETLKIEKLTAEVGGAVAFDDVLLVADGEDIKVGTPRVEGGKVSATVLSHGRGKKVMIIKFKRRKHYRKQAGHRQAYTEVQITGISA, encoded by the coding sequence ATGTACGCTGTAATCAAGACCGGCGGAAAGCAATATAAAGTATCTGAAGGCGAAACCCTGAAGATTGAAAAACTGACTGCTGAAGTAGGTGGTGCAGTGGCATTTGACGATGTTTTACTGGTTGCTGACGGTGAGGATATCAAAGTCGGCACTCCTCGGGTAGAGGGTGGCAAGGTTAGCGCTACCGTGCTCTCCCATGGTCGTGGCAAGAAAGTGATGATTATCAAGTTCAAGCGCCGTAAACACTATCGTAAGCAGGCGGGTCATCGCCAAGCATATACTGAGGTCCAGATTACTGGGATTTCGGCTTAA
- a CDS encoding DUF354 domain-containing protein has translation MRVLIDIGHPAHVHFFHQPIRQLQADGHEIIITSRDKECALALLDGMGLEHHPLSALGKGGLFALGKELICRDMALLKVVKKTKPDIMAAIGGVFIAHVGKLTGVPSLVFYDTENATLQNAITYPLASAVIVPDCYHAWLPKQRHIRYHGYHELSYLHPHYFTAEREVAIENGLSDTADTFFLRLVSWQANHDVGENGWSEALLEKLINKLSPLGKVLISSEAPLSPAMDRYRYQGNINQVHHVMAYSRLFIGESATMASECAVLGVPALYAAETGRGYTTQQEQQFGLVKNLHTIEWSALEKSIDELLAHPESHWQQARQQLLNETIDVARFVTHCITTFPAPLQHYQASLES, from the coding sequence ATGAGGGTATTAATTGATATTGGCCACCCCGCTCATGTTCACTTCTTCCACCAGCCAATCCGGCAGCTACAGGCCGATGGGCATGAGATCATCATCACCAGCCGAGATAAGGAGTGTGCGCTGGCACTGCTGGACGGCATGGGGCTGGAGCACCACCCACTTTCAGCTTTAGGCAAAGGCGGCCTCTTTGCCCTCGGCAAGGAGCTGATCTGCCGGGACATGGCACTGCTTAAGGTGGTAAAAAAAACTAAACCCGACATCATGGCGGCCATTGGCGGCGTTTTTATCGCCCATGTGGGTAAGCTGACCGGCGTACCGTCACTGGTTTTTTACGATACGGAAAATGCCACCCTGCAAAACGCTATCACCTACCCACTCGCTTCTGCTGTTATCGTGCCCGACTGCTACCACGCCTGGCTCCCCAAGCAGCGGCATATTCGCTATCACGGCTATCACGAACTCAGCTACCTGCACCCTCATTACTTCACTGCTGAGCGCGAAGTTGCGATAGAAAATGGCCTCAGCGATACAGCGGATACTTTTTTTCTGCGCCTGGTCTCTTGGCAAGCCAACCATGATGTGGGTGAAAATGGCTGGAGTGAGGCACTACTGGAAAAGTTAATTAACAAACTCAGCCCCCTGGGTAAGGTGTTAATCTCCTCAGAGGCTCCACTCAGTCCGGCGATGGATCGCTACCGTTATCAGGGCAATATAAATCAAGTTCATCATGTGATGGCGTATAGCCGGCTATTTATTGGCGAAAGCGCCACCATGGCCTCAGAGTGTGCCGTATTAGGTGTACCGGCACTCTACGCGGCTGAGACCGGACGCGGCTACACCACCCAACAGGAGCAGCAGTTTGGCTTGGTAAAAAACCTGCACACCATTGAGTGGTCTGCGCTTGAAAAGAGTATTGATGAGCTGTTAGCCCACCCCGAAAGCCATTGGCAGCAGGCTCGCCAGCAACTACTGAACGAAACCATCGACGTTGCACGGTTTGTCACGCACTGTATCACCACCTTTCCAGCGCCGCTGCAACACTACCAAGCCTCACTGGAGTCGTAA
- a CDS encoding glycosyltransferase family 2 protein → MISTLSNKLSIIIPAKNEAASLQHLLPLLLKAHPDAEIIIINDGSSDNTTEICSQHNVKVITHPYSIGNGAAIKSGARAASGDILLFMDADGQHQPKEIQPLLDKLDQGYDMVVGARDRKGQAGIGRLLANGVYNRLASWMTGHTVKDLTSGFRVVRADKFREFLHLLPNGFSYPTTSTMAFFRAGYAVAYLPINVQQRKGKSHINIWRDGVRFLLIIFKVGTLYSPLKLFIPISLLHGAIGLSYYAYTFFTEGRFTNMSAMLLSSAVIIFLIGLISEQITALLYQDKNRK, encoded by the coding sequence ATGATAAGCACACTGTCCAATAAGCTCTCTATCATCATCCCCGCCAAAAATGAAGCCGCCTCGCTACAGCACCTTCTTCCGTTACTCCTAAAAGCCCATCCTGACGCTGAAATTATTATTATCAACGATGGCTCAAGCGACAACACCACAGAGATATGCTCTCAACACAACGTAAAGGTAATCACCCACCCCTACTCCATAGGCAACGGTGCGGCGATAAAATCCGGTGCACGTGCCGCCAGTGGCGATATTTTGCTGTTTATGGATGCGGATGGGCAGCACCAGCCAAAAGAGATTCAGCCACTACTGGACAAGCTGGATCAGGGGTACGATATGGTGGTGGGTGCCCGTGACCGTAAAGGGCAGGCGGGTATTGGGCGGCTCTTGGCAAACGGTGTTTACAACAGATTGGCCAGCTGGATGACTGGGCATACCGTAAAAGATCTCACCTCCGGTTTTCGTGTGGTACGCGCCGACAAGTTTCGTGAGTTCCTCCACCTGCTACCCAACGGCTTCTCTTACCCCACCACCAGCACCATGGCTTTTTTCCGCGCCGGTTATGCGGTGGCCTACCTGCCGATTAATGTGCAGCAGCGAAAAGGAAAAAGCCACATTAATATCTGGCGGGATGGCGTACGTTTTCTGCTGATCATTTTCAAAGTGGGCACCCTCTACTCGCCGCTCAAGCTGTTTATTCCCATTAGCCTGCTACACGGCGCTATTGGCTTAAGTTACTACGCCTACACCTTTTTTACTGAAGGTCGCTTTACCAATATGAGTGCCATGCTGCTAAGCAGTGCGGTGATTATCTTTCTAATCGGCCTGATTTCAGAGCAGATCACCGCGCTACTTTATCAGGACAAAAACCGCAAATGA
- a CDS encoding pilin: MQKQQGFTLIELMIVVAIIGILAAVALPAYQDYTVRAKVTEGLSLAAGAKIAVAENAAQAVNPLSEGWTAPAVTDAVAGLAIDGANGQITISYTAAAGGNTIVLTPETGGAALVAGTIPAGGSIEWDCATNSTNDVKYRPATCR, translated from the coding sequence ATACAAAAACAACAAGGCTTCACCCTCATCGAACTCATGATCGTTGTAGCGATCATCGGCATTCTGGCAGCAGTAGCACTGCCTGCCTATCAAGATTATACCGTACGCGCCAAAGTAACCGAAGGGCTTAGTCTTGCCGCAGGTGCCAAAATCGCCGTTGCTGAAAATGCCGCGCAAGCCGTAAATCCACTAAGCGAAGGCTGGACCGCCCCCGCTGTCACTGATGCGGTAGCTGGTCTCGCCATTGACGGAGCGAATGGCCAAATCACCATATCCTATACCGCAGCAGCGGGTGGTAACACCATCGTACTTACTCCAGAAACAGGGGGGGCTGCACTGGTTGCAGGCACCATTCCTGCCGGTGGCTCAATTGAGTGGGATTGCGCTACTAACAGCACCAATGATGTGAAATACCGTCCTGCCACATGTCGTTAA
- a CDS encoding polyprenyl synthetase family protein, whose amino-acid sequence MSDTLTTKQRDHELAEIQALIEEERHSVDQLITESLHSDVALINQMGHHIINSGGKRLRPMLLLLTARAFDYQGSDHINLATIVEFIHTATLLHDDVVDNSLLRRGSETANAIWGDQASVLVGDFLYSRAFEMMVALDSMRIMGIMSHTTNTIAEGEVMQLLNSRNPDTSEESYMAANRCKTAKLFEAATQLGAVISNSSQAQEKAMANFGLHLGIAYQLIDDVLDYSATAEEMGKNVGDDLAEGKPTLPLIYAMRTGTEQQRETIRNAIINGDRSLIDQVSEAITATGSIDYTAEIAQRQAEIARESLSHLPDSPFRNALHELLNFCVERRY is encoded by the coding sequence ATGTCTGACACACTTACCACAAAACAGCGCGATCATGAGTTGGCTGAAATACAGGCGCTAATCGAAGAGGAGCGCCATTCGGTCGATCAACTGATCACTGAGAGCCTGCACTCCGATGTCGCACTCATCAACCAGATGGGTCATCACATTATAAATAGTGGTGGCAAACGCCTACGCCCAATGCTGCTGCTGCTGACGGCACGCGCCTTTGACTATCAGGGCAGTGACCACATCAATCTTGCCACCATTGTCGAGTTTATTCACACCGCAACCCTGCTGCACGACGATGTGGTGGACAACTCACTGCTACGTCGTGGATCAGAAACGGCCAATGCCATCTGGGGTGACCAGGCCAGCGTCTTGGTGGGTGATTTCCTCTACTCGCGTGCCTTTGAGATGATGGTAGCACTCGACAGCATGCGGATTATGGGGATCATGTCCCACACCACCAACACCATTGCGGAAGGTGAGGTGATGCAGCTACTCAACAGTCGCAACCCGGATACCAGCGAAGAGAGCTACATGGCAGCCAATCGCTGCAAAACAGCCAAACTATTTGAAGCCGCCACACAACTCGGCGCGGTCATCAGCAACAGCAGCCAAGCACAAGAGAAAGCGATGGCTAACTTTGGCTTGCATCTGGGCATTGCTTACCAATTAATAGATGACGTACTGGATTACAGTGCCACCGCTGAGGAGATGGGCAAGAATGTAGGCGATGACCTGGCCGAAGGCAAGCCGACCCTTCCCCTAATATACGCCATGCGTACCGGCACCGAGCAGCAACGGGAGACCATTCGCAACGCCATCATTAACGGCGATCGTAGTTTAATTGACCAGGTCAGTGAAGCAATCACTGCGACCGGATCTATCGACTACACCGCTGAAATTGCCCAGCGCCAAGCTGAAATTGCCAGAGAGTCACTCAGCCACCTACCCGACTCGCCGTTTCGCAATGCACTCCATGAGCTGCTTAATTTTTGTGTGGAGCGTCGCTACTAG
- the asnB gene encoding asparagine synthase (glutamine-hydrolyzing), translated as MCGIAGWFSAAPISADAETSLRSMIRTLIHRGPDGEGIKLFDHAALGHCRLAIIDPNGGQQPMHSHDGRYCIIFNGEIYNYQALRKTLAERGHTFQHHSDTEVILELYRADGWQGFSRLRGMFSFALWDNQLKQGFLVRDPQGIKPLFIQHQGGQLYFASEAKALPACQPQKSQLDHNALHQLMNFRYLPGSISLFKGVSQLPPATVLSWQPSGVLQQHLIQPTATTTGDTLSQLRNSVEQHLTADVEVACYLSGGIDSATIAAIAVQQQPLRSFTLAVGDDPNEAINAASSAQLLNIQNQQGEIGGDLEQQLLSLVWHLETPKVNALQVSQLAQLASKEVKVVLSGLGGDELFFGYNAHKIFNQCQHLSRWLPRLASQPLGALGNQLISTLQRTPWSEPQRAMQMLQQLGNWPQLYGLLRNVWDNPKMRRQIYGPRMLDQPLDNSFELLERRWPKTASPIASMAQFELHNKMVNDLLWQEDRVSMAVGVEVRTPFVDAPLIAHMQQFRPEQLMSGGAKGYLRQVIKELLPAEILQRPKSGFQLDSPHFFHQQLKPIAERWLNQEITERHGLFNYTFIDWVQKHPPRTGLRWHYFMLYLMLLTHMWMMQFEGKDAS; from the coding sequence ATGTGTGGCATTGCCGGCTGGTTTTCCGCTGCCCCGATCAGCGCCGATGCAGAGACATCACTCAGGTCGATGATCCGCACCCTTATCCATCGCGGCCCAGATGGTGAGGGTATAAAACTGTTTGACCACGCGGCATTAGGCCACTGCCGCCTTGCTATTATCGACCCCAATGGTGGTCAGCAACCGATGCACAGCCACGATGGACGTTACTGCATCATTTTTAACGGTGAAATATACAACTATCAAGCACTGCGCAAAACATTAGCCGAGCGAGGCCACACCTTTCAGCACCACTCCGATACCGAGGTAATTCTCGAGCTCTACCGTGCCGATGGCTGGCAGGGGTTTTCGCGGCTACGCGGTATGTTCAGCTTCGCCCTGTGGGACAATCAGCTTAAGCAGGGCTTTCTGGTGCGTGATCCACAGGGTATCAAGCCGCTGTTTATTCAGCATCAGGGGGGGCAGCTCTACTTTGCTTCAGAGGCCAAAGCACTGCCCGCCTGCCAGCCACAAAAGAGCCAGCTAGATCATAATGCACTGCACCAGCTAATGAACTTCCGCTACCTGCCAGGGAGTATCAGCCTGTTTAAAGGGGTTTCACAACTTCCCCCCGCTACGGTATTAAGCTGGCAACCCAGCGGTGTACTGCAACAGCACTTGATTCAACCTACCGCCACAACCACCGGCGACACGCTGTCACAGCTTCGCAACAGCGTAGAGCAACACCTCACCGCCGATGTAGAGGTGGCCTGCTACCTCTCCGGTGGCATTGATTCCGCCACCATCGCTGCCATTGCGGTGCAACAACAGCCGCTGCGCAGCTTTACCCTGGCGGTGGGTGATGACCCAAACGAAGCGATCAACGCCGCAAGCAGTGCTCAGCTCTTAAACATTCAAAATCAACAAGGTGAGATTGGTGGCGACCTGGAGCAGCAGTTACTGAGTCTGGTCTGGCATCTGGAGACACCCAAGGTCAACGCCCTGCAAGTGAGTCAGCTGGCGCAGCTGGCGAGCAAAGAGGTTAAAGTGGTGCTTTCTGGGTTGGGTGGAGATGAGCTGTTTTTCGGCTACAATGCCCATAAAATATTCAACCAATGCCAGCACCTCAGCCGCTGGCTCCCCAGGTTGGCCAGCCAGCCACTGGGGGCGCTGGGCAACCAGCTAATAAGCACCCTGCAACGCACCCCCTGGAGCGAACCCCAGCGGGCGATGCAGATGTTGCAACAGCTGGGCAACTGGCCTCAGCTCTATGGCCTGTTACGCAATGTATGGGATAACCCCAAAATGCGCCGGCAGATCTACGGCCCGAGAATGCTGGATCAGCCACTCGACAATAGCTTTGAACTGCTCGAACGGCGCTGGCCTAAAACAGCATCTCCCATCGCCTCAATGGCGCAATTTGAGCTGCATAACAAGATGGTCAACGACCTGCTTTGGCAGGAAGATCGCGTCAGCATGGCGGTCGGAGTTGAAGTACGTACCCCGTTTGTAGATGCTCCCTTGATTGCCCATATGCAGCAATTCCGCCCGGAGCAGCTAATGAGCGGGGGCGCTAAAGGGTATCTGCGCCAGGTCATAAAGGAGCTGTTACCTGCTGAAATTCTGCAACGCCCTAAAAGCGGCTTTCAACTGGACTCACCGCACTTCTTTCATCAGCAGCTCAAACCCATTGCCGAGCGTTGGTTAAATCAGGAGATCACTGAGCGGCATGGGCTGTTCAACTACACATTTATCGATTGGGTACAAAAACACCCCCCTCGCACCGGACTGCGCTGGCATTACTTCATGCTTTACCTTATGTTATTGACCCATATGTGGATGATGCAATTTGAAGGTAAAGATGCCAGTTGA
- the rpmA gene encoding 50S ribosomal protein L27 — MAHKKAGGSTRNGRDSVSKRLGVKRFGGQEVVAGNILIRQRGTHFHPGLNVGIGKDDTLFAKADGRVVFEVKGPKNRKFVSVLAA, encoded by the coding sequence ATGGCACATAAGAAAGCGGGTGGTAGTACTCGTAACGGTCGCGATTCTGTCTCCAAACGCTTGGGTGTTAAGCGTTTTGGCGGTCAAGAAGTAGTTGCTGGTAATATTCTGATCCGCCAGCGCGGCACTCATTTCCATCCTGGCTTGAATGTCGGCATTGGTAAAGATGATACACTGTTTGCAAAAGCAGATGGTCGTGTTGTCTTTGAGGTGAAGGGCCCTAAGAATCGTAAGTTTGTGAGCGTATTGGCAGCTTAA
- a CDS encoding sigma-54 dependent transcriptional regulator yields the protein MSNHLALIVDDEPDIRELMMLTLGRMGIESFTAATLKEAYSLLQKHKFHICLTDMRLPDGNGLTLVEHLQLKAPEMPCAVITAHGNVESAVQALKYGAFDFVSKPIELPILRNLVKSALKLNNTPDKDRRSRDTLLGESDVMRTTRSMIAKLSRSQAPVYVSGESGTGKELVARLIHDKGPRSEGPFIPVNCGAIPGELMESEFFGHKKGSFTGAIADKPGLFLSADGGTLFLDEVADLPFHMQVKLLRAIQEKAVRPVGGDKELSTDVRILCATHKDLAKLVESGKFRQDLFYRLNVIELRVPPLRERQQDIPQLAEHIINKLAQQANITPPQLTEQAKHALYQYHFPGNVRELENTLERALTLCEGEEVILSDLQLPPPVERPSPTETTTTTNPPQQQTTAIAANDNIQLEEHLESIERELIQKALEKTRHNKTKAAELLGITFRALRYRLKKLDME from the coding sequence ATGAGCAACCACCTGGCCTTAATTGTTGATGATGAACCCGACATTCGCGAACTGATGATGCTGACCCTAGGGCGCATGGGTATCGAATCCTTCACCGCTGCCACACTCAAAGAGGCTTACAGCCTGCTGCAGAAGCACAAATTCCATATCTGCCTCACCGATATGCGGCTGCCGGACGGCAATGGGCTCACCCTGGTAGAACACCTGCAACTCAAAGCGCCCGAGATGCCGTGCGCGGTAATCACCGCACACGGCAACGTCGAGTCAGCGGTACAGGCACTCAAATACGGCGCATTCGACTTTGTCTCAAAGCCGATTGAGCTACCCATTTTACGCAACCTGGTTAAATCAGCACTCAAACTAAATAACACGCCAGATAAAGATCGGCGCTCACGAGATACTCTGCTCGGCGAGTCAGATGTCATGCGCACCACCCGCTCAATGATTGCCAAGCTCTCGCGCAGCCAGGCGCCGGTTTATGTCAGCGGTGAATCCGGCACTGGCAAAGAGCTGGTCGCCCGGCTGATACACGATAAAGGACCACGAAGCGAAGGCCCCTTCATCCCGGTTAACTGCGGCGCAATACCCGGTGAACTGATGGAGAGCGAATTTTTCGGCCACAAAAAGGGTAGCTTCACCGGTGCTATTGCCGATAAACCGGGGCTTTTTCTCTCCGCCGATGGCGGCACACTTTTTCTGGATGAAGTAGCCGACCTGCCGTTTCACATGCAGGTGAAGCTACTGCGCGCCATCCAAGAGAAAGCGGTACGCCCGGTGGGCGGTGACAAAGAGCTCTCCACCGATGTACGCATTCTCTGCGCCACCCACAAAGATCTCGCCAAACTGGTAGAGAGTGGAAAGTTTCGCCAGGATCTCTTCTACCGACTCAACGTGATTGAACTACGAGTTCCACCGCTGCGCGAGCGTCAGCAGGATATCCCACAGCTGGCGGAGCACATTATCAATAAGCTCGCCCAACAGGCAAACATCACCCCGCCACAACTCACTGAACAAGCAAAGCACGCACTCTATCAATACCACTTCCCTGGCAATGTCCGCGAACTGGAAAACACCCTTGAACGCGCCTTAACCCTCTGCGAAGGAGAAGAGGTCATCCTCAGCGACCTGCAACTACCGCCGCCAGTTGAAAGACCAAGCCCAACAGAGACCACCACAACCACCAACCCGCCACAGCAGCAGACCACCGCCATCGCCGCCAATGACAACATCCAGCTGGAGGAGCACCTGGAGTCCATCGAGCGGGAGCTGATTCAAAAAGCCCTGGAAAAAACCCGCCACAACAAAACCAAGGCGGCCGAGCTACTCGGCATCACCTTCCGCGCCCTGCGCTATCGCCTCAAAAAACTCGACATGGAATAG
- a CDS encoding glycosyltransferase family 9 protein: protein MKKILYLGPSGIGDWCFIYPSLTALLAKYGAEKIDLVIPYPNAGNQLLSHNQLIGDVHYLKRQLGGIGLIRYLFRWLNRLQAIRQEHYQAIVISFLSNQPDMLLLARLSGCHKRVGIHTQPNWLQKSAINNPVDAGDEQNRLTLHQLYAAEPQYQSLTPPPFIASNSADEVTQLLQQYDINRPYIVLGAGGGRNAQWRFWPAHHYAELINLGAHFQWVILGGGDDDQAQAQSILRHTTQQQRVKNLVDKTSMPDALALISQAHAVVGNDSGIANLSTVMKTPTLCLYGPTSALLTGPALNGAIALESKLACRPCFDNQMNPEKAIHCPDRECLEHITPQQVYNHLPPLKGY from the coding sequence ATGAAAAAAATCCTCTACCTTGGCCCTTCTGGCATTGGCGACTGGTGCTTTATCTACCCCTCGCTAACCGCACTGCTGGCTAAATACGGTGCAGAGAAAATTGACCTGGTTATCCCCTACCCCAATGCAGGCAATCAGCTACTTTCACACAACCAACTGATTGGCGATGTTCACTATTTAAAGCGCCAACTTGGTGGCATTGGCCTGATCCGTTACCTGTTTCGCTGGCTAAATCGCCTTCAGGCGATCAGACAAGAGCATTATCAGGCCATCGTAATCAGTTTTTTATCCAACCAGCCTGATATGTTGCTGCTCGCCCGCTTGTCTGGCTGCCACAAAAGAGTAGGCATTCACACACAACCCAACTGGCTGCAAAAGTCAGCCATCAATAATCCTGTTGATGCGGGCGACGAGCAGAACCGCCTTACCCTACACCAGCTCTATGCCGCAGAACCACAATACCAATCGCTCACCCCTCCGCCCTTTATTGCTAGCAACAGCGCGGATGAGGTCACCCAGTTACTACAACAGTATGATATTAACCGCCCCTACATTGTTCTGGGTGCGGGGGGCGGGCGAAATGCCCAGTGGCGCTTTTGGCCTGCCCACCACTACGCCGAATTGATCAATCTGGGTGCTCATTTTCAATGGGTCATACTGGGCGGTGGTGACGATGACCAAGCGCAGGCTCAATCTATTCTTCGCCATACCACCCAACAACAGCGTGTTAAAAACTTGGTCGATAAAACCTCAATGCCCGATGCGCTCGCACTCATCTCTCAAGCACACGCCGTTGTTGGCAATGATAGCGGCATTGCCAATTTATCCACCGTCATGAAAACCCCAACACTCTGTCTCTATGGGCCAACCTCCGCCTTGCTCACTGGCCCGGCACTCAACGGTGCCATCGCGCTGGAGAGCAAACTAGCCTGCCGCCCCTGCTTCGACAACCAAATGAACCCAGAAAAAGCCATACACTGCCCCGATAGAGAGTGCCTCGAGCACATTACCCCTCAACAGGTATATAATCACCTTCCGCCGCTGAAGGGGTATTGA
- a CDS encoding PAS domain-containing sensor histidine kinase codes for MQHPAVASSQAHPWRTLRLFNIFRIILATTLFGLTLLPTTNSVVQTAHSALFQNASLLFLLFSVVSLITTHKQQPRFGTQVYLYAIIDIIAITTLTHALNSGEGSLEILLIITIIGTALLLPERGAILIASFATLALLGERGYSQLIDQLSVNYTQAGLLGATFFAVALLSTALNRRLKESEQLAEQRGIDLANLAQLNQHVIQLLQSGVLVIDKNQRIRLVNQTALQLLGLPDKSVHLNQLPATLQQHYQHWAETKQQPDSHFKTPQKGSKISAHFKLLGSQAEQGTIIFLEDSSALSQRVQHLKLASLGQLTASIAHEIRNPLGAISHAAQLLDESPALEQEDKRLIEIISNHSSRMNTIIESILQLSRREEFKPTTIVVDEWLETFLDELISSNPIDIDDIAIHINSNETIAMDPTHLYQIVSNLCNNAIHHSRHCPDTPKVELHYGTSPTHQHPYLDIEDHGPGISPADAEHIFEPFYTTENSGTGLGLYIARELCECNHATLDYIESSRGARFRITFSNLDTTQQRL; via the coding sequence GTGCAACACCCGGCGGTAGCGTCATCGCAAGCTCATCCTTGGCGCACCCTGCGCCTATTCAACATCTTCCGCATCATTCTGGCAACAACACTTTTCGGACTCACACTACTGCCCACAACCAACAGCGTCGTGCAGACAGCACATTCGGCACTTTTTCAGAATGCCAGCTTGCTGTTTCTACTTTTTTCAGTGGTCAGTTTAATCACCACCCACAAACAGCAGCCCCGCTTCGGCACCCAGGTCTACCTCTACGCCATTATCGACATCATCGCCATCACCACGCTCACCCACGCCCTTAACAGCGGCGAAGGTTCTTTAGAGATACTGCTGATCATCACCATCATCGGTACCGCGCTGCTACTGCCCGAGCGCGGCGCCATCCTCATCGCCTCCTTCGCTACACTGGCATTACTGGGCGAACGAGGCTACAGCCAATTAATTGACCAGCTCAGCGTTAACTACACCCAGGCCGGTCTGCTGGGAGCTACTTTTTTTGCTGTGGCGCTGCTCAGCACCGCCCTTAACCGCCGACTAAAAGAAAGTGAGCAGCTGGCCGAGCAGCGGGGCATTGACCTGGCCAACCTTGCCCAGCTAAATCAACATGTCATACAGCTGCTACAATCGGGCGTGCTGGTGATCGACAAAAATCAACGCATTCGCCTCGTCAACCAAACGGCTCTGCAACTTTTAGGGCTGCCAGACAAGAGCGTCCACCTCAACCAACTGCCGGCCACACTACAACAACACTACCAACACTGGGCAGAGACAAAACAGCAACCCGATAGCCATTTTAAAACACCACAAAAGGGCAGTAAAATCAGCGCTCACTTCAAACTACTGGGCAGCCAAGCAGAGCAGGGGACTATTATTTTCCTAGAAGATAGCTCCGCCCTCTCCCAGCGAGTACAACACCTTAAGCTCGCCTCCCTCGGCCAACTGACTGCCAGCATTGCTCACGAAATCCGCAACCCGCTGGGAGCGATAAGCCATGCTGCACAGCTGCTCGATGAATCCCCGGCACTGGAGCAAGAAGATAAACGCCTGATCGAAATCATCAGCAACCACTCCAGCCGCATGAACACCATCATTGAGAGCATTTTACAACTGAGCCGGCGTGAAGAGTTTAAGCCAACAACCATTGTCGTCGATGAGTGGCTCGAGACCTTTTTAGATGAACTCATCAGCAGCAACCCGATCGACATAGATGATATAGCGATTCACATCAACAGCAATGAAACCATTGCTATGGACCCCACCCACCTCTACCAAATCGTCTCTAACCTCTGCAACAATGCCATACACCATAGCCGTCACTGCCCAGACACCCCGAAAGTAGAGCTCCACTATGGCACCTCACCAACCCACCAGCACCCCTATCTCGATATAGAAGATCATGGCCCCGGCATTAGCCCGGCAGATGCGGAACATATCTTCGAACCCTTCTACACCACCGAAAACAGCGGCACTGGACTCGGCCTCTACATTGCGAGAGAATTGTGCGAATGCAACCACGCGACACTGGACTATATAGAGAGTAGTCGTGGCGCTCGCTTCCGAATCACCTTCAGCAACCTGGATACTACACAGCAGAGACTATGA